DNA sequence from the Edaphobacter lichenicola genome:
GGGTTTCGGTGGGCGCGGACGCAGGTGGGCTTGAGGTGAGGTTTACTCGGGTGGGCTGAGGCTGACGGCTGCTGGGCCTGTCGCCTGCATGATGTCTCCGTCAACGTCTTGTCTCCTCTCTCTCCGGGGCGGGGGGGACCCCCCCTCCTATTACCGGGGTGTAAGCTACTTATTTTCAATAGCTTAGGCGACCTATATTGCCTGTAAATACGAGATAACAAAGGACTTGCCTGCAGATTACTGCAAAAAAAAGGGGTTACGGCTGATTGTTCACTTTAAACGCGAAAACTCCACGGGATTAGTGGAGTTTTGTTCCTTTGCTTCAAGTATAGAGGTTTGGGGGTAACTGATACGCCACGGATATGTCGTTGAATACGCTTGCTTTATGTGGTTCAGGGGGTTGACAGCGTTTTTTTGGCCCGTTTTATGTCTCTACCAGTGGATGGTGGGGGTGAAGAGGTAGTGGGTTTCGAGGAAGGAGGCGAGGGGGTAGAGGAGGAGCATGATGCCGGTGGCCCAGTAGAAGAGTTGCAGGGGGAGGGTGGAGGAGAGGGATGGGTGGGGGAGGGGCTCTGCTTCGCGGAAGAGGAGGGCGCCGATAAGTGAGATACCGGCGGAGAAGGCCAGGAGGAGGAGCGAGTCCAGAATGCGGTCATCCAACTCTTGATGGGGCTGAGGGAGGAGGTGGGGGTCTTCGAGGGGGAAGAAGACGGTGTGGAAGACCATGAGGAGGGAGAGAAGGCAGAGGAGAAGGGCTACGGGTTTGGCTAGTTCGAGCAACATGCTTCTGCTCCCTTGGGTGGGATCAGTTTACTGCTTTTGGAAGGTTGGTGGTCCTCAGGGTATGTGGAGCGTCGGAGGGAACAGTGGTCTCTCCACTGCGTGTTCGCGATGGGCTGCGAACAGCTTCGGTCGCGATTTTTGTGGGGAAGAGCGGGAAGGAGTGGAGTGTTTGAGTTGGAAGGTTCGAACGGTATGGGTGGGTGGAGTGTGTCGGGATCCTTCACTTCGTTCAGGATGACGGCGAAGAGCAGACAACAGCAACTGCAACTGCAACGGCAACCGCAGATCCCCTTCGGGGATGACAACAAGAATTGCAATTGCAAGTGCAAGTGCAAAGGCGAAATACAGGGATCCTTCGACTGCGTGACTCACAAAGTGCCGTGAGTCACTTCGCTCAGGATGACGATGTTATGGGATGGCGGTGTCGTGGGTGGTGGTGTTGACGGGTGGGGTTAATGGAGCGAAAAAAGGTGCGGAGGGAAGGATAGGAGCGAATTGATTATTGGCGCAGGAGTAGGGACTCTACGCGGTGGAGGTCTTCTTCGGTGTCGACTCCGATGGTGTCGAAGTCGGTGGGCTCTACGTAGATGGGGATGTTGTTTTCCAGGAAGCGGAGTTGCTCGAGGCGTTCGGTTTGCTCGAGGAGACTGGGGGGTAGGGTGGGGAAGCGCTCGAGGGTGGCCTTGCGGTAGGCGTAGAGGCCGATGTGCTTCCAATACTCAGGAGCTACTCCGTCGTGGGCTTGTCTGTCATGATTTTGTCCATAGCGGGCTTGTCCATCGCGATCGAAGGGGATGGTGGCTCGGGAGAAGTAGAGGGCGCGGCCGTCGGCAGCGGTGACTACCTTTACGGCGTTGGGGTTGGTGATGTTTTCGGGGGTGCAGAGGACTTTGAGGGTGGAGACTTCGACGTGGTGGTGGGTGAAGGGGCGGAGGAGTGCGGTGATGTGTTCGGGTTTGAGCAGGGGTTCGTCGCCCTGGATGTTGACGTAGATGTCGGCGTGGTGGTGGCGGGCGACGGCGTGGACGCGGTCGGTGCCGCTGGGGAGGTCGGGCGAGGTGAGCTGGACGGGCCAGTGGTTGCGGTGGCAGAGCTCGGCTACTTCGTCGGAGTCGGTGGCGATGAGGACGCGATCGAGCTGGGGGCAGGCGCTGGCGGCCTCGTAGACCCAGGCGAGCATGGGGCGTCCGGCGATGTTGCGGAGGACCTTGCGGGACAGGCGCGTGGAGGCGAGGCGGGCGGGGATGACGCCGAGGATGATCGGCTTCTTGCTTTGGCCGGTCTGCTGATCGCGGTCCCTGGCCTGCTGATCGCGGTCGCTGGACGACTTTTCGCTGTGGCCGGAATCAAGTATGATTGGAGATGGCTGTGCCGTGGCGATGGTTCTCTCTGACTACAGAGGAGTTTTGTGCCGGCATACCCCTTACACACATCGGCGGTGTAGCTCAGATGGTTAGAGCGACGGACTCATAACCCGTAGGTCGACAGTTCGATTCTGTCCACCGCCACCAAAGTGTTATAGCGACTGCAGGCGCACTCTGTATGGATCGAGAGTATCATTTTGTCTATATTGTTTTGCCTGCGGGATCATTTCGCCTGCGGGTGCGTCTAACCGGTATTGCGCCGGGAACACCCCTTGGAGTCGCTCCGAACTATGCCTAAGATCTCGAAGATTCTGTTGCTCGCTGTGTCGGTTGTTTTGGTGGTCACCGTGTTTCTGGGAGTGAACTCAAACCCTGTAAGTGCTGCGAGTGAGCCGCAGGATGGGGCGTATCGCCAGATCAACGTGTACAGCGAGGTGCTGCGGCATATTCAGACGGACTACGTGGAAGAGCCGAATATCAATGCGGTGACCAATGGCGCGCTGCGTGGCTTGCTGGAGTCGCTCGATGCGGACTCGAGCTATCTGACGCCTGAGGACTATAAGGCGTTCAAGGCGGACAAGGGCGGCAAGGCGCAGGTGGGGATCAACGTTTCGAAGCGGTTTGGGTATGCGACCGTGGTGTCGGTAGTGCCGGGGAGCCCGGCGGATAAGGCGAATCTGTCAGATGGCGACATTATTGAGGCGATTGGGCCGCAGGATACGCGGGATATCTCGCTGGCGATGATTCAGCTGCTGCTGGAAGGGCAACCGGGGAGCGAGCTGACGGTTTCGGTGGTGCGGCCGCGGAAGGCTGCTCCGGACAAGATTGTGATGACGCGGGTTTCGACGCCGCCGCCGCCGGTTGCGGAGACGATGTATGAGAACTCTTCGATCATTTATCTGAAGCCGGGCGTGCTGGATCATGACCATGTGCAGCAGATCGAGGCGAAGCTGAAGGCTATGCCGAAGGTGGGGAACAAGAAGATTCTGCTGGATCTGCGGGACGTTGCGGCGGGGGATATGCCGGAGGCGACTCGGCTGGCGAACTTCTTCCTGAAGGACGGCACGATTGCGATGCTGGAGGGGCAGAAGGTAGCGAAGCAGACGTTTACGGCCGAGGCGTCGAAGGCGATCAATACGACGGCGCCGGTGGTGGTGCTGGTGAATCGTGGGACGGCGGGGCCGGCGGAGCTGGTGGCTGCGGCGCTGCTGGATAACAAGAGGGCGGACCTGGTTGGCGAGAAGACCTTTGGCGAGGGCGCTCAGCAGAAGACGTTTGAGCTGCCGGATGGTGCGGCGTTGATTCTGTCGATTGCGAAGTACGAGTCGCCTTCGGGGAAGAAGCTGCAGGACGATGGCGTGACGCCGGGCGTTCTGGTGGCTTCGACCGCAGAGGATGCGGTGGCGGAAGAGGATACGACGACTCCGGCGGAGAAGTCGCAGCAGCCGCTGCAGAAGCCTGCGGTGACGGTGGATGAGCAACTTACGAAGGCGCTGGACCTGTTGAAGAGCAAGGCTGCTTAGGCTGATGGTTTCGGGCGGGATTAGCCC
Encoded proteins:
- the kdsB gene encoding 3-deoxy-manno-octulosonate cytidylyltransferase; translated protein: MILGVIPARLASTRLSRKVLRNIAGRPMLAWVYEAASACPQLDRVLIATDSDEVAELCHRNHWPVQLTSPDLPSGTDRVHAVARHHHADIYVNIQGDEPLLKPEHITALLRPFTHHHVEVSTLKVLCTPENITNPNAVKVVTAADGRALYFSRATIPFDRDGQARYGQNHDRQAHDGVAPEYWKHIGLYAYRKATLERFPTLPPSLLEQTERLEQLRFLENNIPIYVEPTDFDTIGVDTEEDLHRVESLLLRQ
- a CDS encoding S41 family peptidase translates to MPKISKILLLAVSVVLVVTVFLGVNSNPVSAASEPQDGAYRQINVYSEVLRHIQTDYVEEPNINAVTNGALRGLLESLDADSSYLTPEDYKAFKADKGGKAQVGINVSKRFGYATVVSVVPGSPADKANLSDGDIIEAIGPQDTRDISLAMIQLLLEGQPGSELTVSVVRPRKAAPDKIVMTRVSTPPPPVAETMYENSSIIYLKPGVLDHDHVQQIEAKLKAMPKVGNKKILLDLRDVAAGDMPEATRLANFFLKDGTIAMLEGQKVAKQTFTAEASKAINTTAPVVVLVNRGTAGPAELVAAALLDNKRADLVGEKTFGEGAQQKTFELPDGAALILSIAKYESPSGKKLQDDGVTPGVLVASTAEDAVAEEDTTTPAEKSQQPLQKPAVTVDEQLTKALDLLKSKAA